The Coffea arabica cultivar ET-39 chromosome 1e, Coffea Arabica ET-39 HiFi, whole genome shotgun sequence genome has a window encoding:
- the LOC113693116 gene encoding uncharacterized protein: MTEEKIVRTFIKTHDPPYFEEIFRMTGSSFAAIINKLEEYDEFIKAGKIVNVSALKLQLDLKAVGKIGTVPPKLYSKGIPPSYDAQAICAYHSGSPGHITGNCWILKYKIQDMIDSGDILLKRKGEQGPNVNKNPLPEHGSTVGVIIADENFIDPTQYIIDETEMFGVMETDHVRMRKLMSAEESMTKDNIEKKLRSFVFEKEEPFIVERGPSEVDNSKAHFILDLPSFEWDILEPVILEFSEQMPINNLQEVSWNYEESILLIGDKKCLKEEEFTITTSGRIVKNSEIDVQSRTKVKSPTPKPLVSENEVVNFLKMLKRSEYKIVEQLDMMPAQISFLNLLLISELHSEALLKILNEAQVPKDIPVDKFSNIVGNVLAANHIAFFDDDLTAEGIGHNRALYISIRCNGKLLPRVLVDNGSVLNICSWNILTKLGFLDVKLRPSATVVRAFDGSRRESMGEIDLVSEIGPAQFQVTCQVMDFSSVYNILFGRSWIHVSNLVLSSLHQMLRFIVNDQYITVFAEDDCTMIVDTKFKSEDRKRTPISSHILLTSSLWVGYPKISR; the protein is encoded by the exons ATGACTGAGGAGAAAATTGTTCGTACTTTCATCAAGACTCACGATCCACCCTACTTTGAAGAGatctttcgcatgactggaagTTCGTTTGCTGCTATCATTAACAAGTTGGAGGAGTATGATGAATTTATCAAAGcagggaagattgttaatgtgtctgcatTAAAGTTGCAATTGGAT TTAAAAGCAGTTGGAAAAATTGGCACCGTTCCTCCCAAACTTTATTCCAAAGGCATTCCTCCAAGTTATGATGCGCAAGCaatctgtgcttatcattctgggAGTCCAGGTCATATCACTGGCAATTGTTggattttaaaatataagattcaagacatgattgaTTCTGGAGACATCCTTCTtaaaagaaagggagagcaaggaCCGAATGTCAACAAGAATCCTTTACCTGAGCATGGGAGCACTGTGGGGGTTATTATCGCTGATGAAAACTTTATCGATCCCACTCAGTACATTATAGATGAAACTGAGATGTTTGGCGTAATGGAGACCGACCACGTGAGAATGAGAAAATTGATGTCTGCTGAAGAGTCCATGACTAAGGATAATATTGAGAAAAAGTTGAGATCTTTTGTGTTTGAAAAAGAGGAACCATTTATAGTAGAAAGAGGGCCTTCCGAGGTTGACAATTCTAAAGCTCATTTTATTCTGGATCTACCATCTTTTGAATGGGATATATTAGAGCCTGTCATTCTTGAATTTTCGGAACAAATGCCTATCAATAACTTGCAAGAGGTGTCATGGAATTACGAGGAGTCTATTCTGTTGATTGGAGATAAAAAATGCTTAAAGGAAGAGGAATTTACTATTACCACGTCTGGGAGAATTGTGAAAAACTCTGAAATTGATGTTCAGTCTAGAACCAAGGTTAAATCTCCGACGCCCAAGCCTCTTGTGTCTGAAAATGAAGttgtgaattttttaaagatgtTGAAGAGAAGTGAGTACAAAATAGTAGAACAGTTGGATATGATGCCTGCTCAGATttcttttctgaatcttctcttgaTCTCCGAGCTACACAGTGAAGCATTGCTCAAAATCCTAAACGAAGCTCAAGTACCTAAAGATATTCCGGTGGATAAATTTTCTAATATTGTGGGAAATGTACTTGCTGCTAATCATATTGCCTTCTTCGATGACGATCTGACTGCAGAAGGGATCGGCCATAACAGAGCCTTGTATATATCTATCCGCTGCAATGGAAAGCTGTTGCCGAGAGTCTTGGTGGATAATGGGTCAGTGCTGAATATCTGTTCATGGAACATTCTCACTAAACTTGGATTTCTTGACGTTAAACTCCGCCCGTCTGCAACTGTGGTTAGAGCGTTCGATGGTTCAAGGAGAGAATCTATGGGCGAAATAGATCTGGTATCGGAGATAGGCcctgctcaattccaagttactTGCCAAGTAATGGACTTCTCTAGTGTTTACAATATTTTGTTTGGAAGATCTTGGATACATGTTTCCAATTTAGTGCTATCTTCTCTACATCAAATGTTgaggtttattgtgaatgatcAATACATCACTGTGTTTGCTGAGGATGACTGTACCATGATTGTtgatacaaaattcaaaagtgaAGACAGAAAAAGGACTCCAATTTCATCTCATATATTGCTGACATCGTCTCTGTGGGTTGGGTATCCAAAGATAAGTCGTTGA
- the LOC113693124 gene encoding uncharacterized protein, with translation MSEQYLGWRLFFDGASNSFGTGIGVVLVSPEGKQYPTTTKLRFSCTNNMAEYEACIFGLKMALDMEIKDLIAFSDSDLLVHQTLKQWVTRDSKIMLYHCNLLSLASKFRNLELRHIPRTCNAFADALATLSSMIQHPDELVIEPIQIQLQDRPAHCLVMERISDVRPWCNDIKEFMKMGSYPPDTDSVVKSFLR, from the coding sequence ATGAGTGAGCAGTATCTTGGGTGGAGGTTATTTTTCGACGGTGCATCGAATTCTTTTGGAACTGGAATTGGAGTAGTTTTAGTGTCGCCTGAAGGAAAACAATATCCTACTACTACCAAATTACGATTTTCTTGTACCAACAATATGGCCGAGTATGAAGCTTGTatttttggattgaaaatgGCATTGGATATGGAGATTAAGGACCTGATAGCATTCAGTGATTCCGATTTACTTGTGCACCAAACGCTTAAACAGTGGGTAACtcgagattcaaaaattatgctgTATCATTGTAATTTGCTTAGCTTGGCCAGCAAATTCAGGAATTTGGAACTCAGACATATTCCCCGCACTTGTAACGCCTTTGCTGATGCTTTAGCTACTCTGTCTTCGATGATCCAACATCCAGATGAGTTGGTGATTGAACCTATACAAATTCAACTTCAGGATAGGCCAGCGCATTGTCTGGTTATGGAAAGGATCTCTGATGTTCGCCCCTGGTGCAATGATATTAAGGAATTCATGAAAATGGGATCCTACCCTCCTGATACTGATTCTGTTGTAAAAAGTTTCTTACGCTGA